AGATGGCACGGTAGGCGGTCGCACCGTGCACGAGGATCACCGCCGGGGCAGCAGTCGGGCCGAGGTCGTCGAACGCGATCTGCGTGCCATCGGCAGAGTGCACGAAATGGGTCATGAGAATCTTCCTCCATCTGAACGGTACCGTTCAGTACGGTACTGAGTGGTACAGTACTGACAGGTACCGGAGGAGTCAACCCATGAACACCAACCCACGGGTCGAGGCGACGCGAGCTCGCATCTTGAACGCCGCTCTGGACGCATTCGTGCTCGACGGGTATACCGGTGCGAGCACCGACGTCATCGCGGCGGCGGCAGCAGCTTCGAAGCAGACCGTCTACAAGTACTTCGGCGACAAGGAGGGGCTCTTCCGGGCGCTGATCTCCGATGTCGTCGACCGGGTTCACGACTCGATCGTGCGCCTCGACATCGATGCCTACGCCGATGGGGAGGCGGTCGTGCGAGCACTCGCCCGACTCCTGAGCGACTCGGTGCTCGATCGTCGGGTGCAACGATTCCGCCGGCTCGTCATCGCCGAAGCTGCACGCTTTCCCGATATCGGCCGCGCCTACTACGAGGGGGCGTTCGAGCACACGATCGGGCACATGGCCGATCTGCTGGCCAGCGCGAGCGAGCGCGGCTGGCTGCACATCGAGGAGCCGCGGATCGCGGCGAATCAGCTGGCAGGGCTCCTGCTCTGGATCCCGAGCAACCGCATCATGATGACCGGGCGGTTCGACGCGATCACCGAAGCCGAAGTCGAGTCCGGGTTGGAATCCGGCGTCCGCGTGTTCCTCGCGGCGTATCGGGACTGACCTCGCACGGGGGAGCGGGAGACGGGAGTAGGTTGGCGCCATGCTCAGATTCGCCGTTCGGTGCCGGTTGACCGTTTCCGACGGCGCCCTGAGCTGATGCAGTTCGTTCTCGACTTCCTCGTCTGGAGCGCGATCGTCGGTATCGTGCTGTGCATTCCGCTTGCCATCCGTGCGGTGCGAAATGAACTCCTGCATCACGACGACCCGCGATTCACCCCCAATTCATGGCTCGGGCGAACCATTCGGTGGCAACGTCAGCGCGCCGAACGGGACTCCACCTCGCCTGGCTCGGACGGCTGATATTCGGCCCCGTGAGGGCGGCCCTGCCGGTCGCCGATCACGCGGCGACGGGACGTGGGTGAGCTGACACGATGGCGATCGAGATCATCTCGTAATCACTCATGTCTGCCGCGAACAGTACGGTCGATTCATGCCGTCACGCGCCCGGAGGATCCTCTCCGCTTCCCTGCTCACTGTCGCGCTTCTCGGATCCGCTGCCGTCCCGCCGGCGATCGCGGCAGAAGACGGCGACAGCGGCGGAAATGCAACGATCCAGACCGAAGGCACGCTCATCGTCAGTGAGGTCGGAGGAACGCGCGACTCCGATGGGAACGAGGGGATGACGCGTACCGTTCACCTGCGGACCGCAGACGGTGGATCGATCGCACTCGCACCGTCACCCGAACTCGCTGAAGCCAAGACTGGAGACCACTTCGAGGGTGAGATTCAGACGGCCGACCCCGAAGGAGATGACCCTTCCCGGTCGGACGAGGCTCTCGCCGTTGGACGTGTCACCGACCATGGAGTCGAGGTGGTCGAAGCCGATGTGACCCCGGCGAGTCCAGACGAGAGCGCCGAGGCTCGGGATCATGTGGCCGATGTCGTCGTCATCGACCCCGCGAACGTCGAACCCGTCGGTGAGACGTTCTCGGATGTCACCCTGCGGGATCTCACCCACAACGCCGGTCAAGGATGGTGGGCGCAGTCCATTCGGGGCGGCTTCGACGGCCCGGACGGCTCGTACCTGCCAGTGGAGCTGGGGCTGGCGACGTTCTCGACGGCCGGAAACGTCGTCCGTGTCACGAGTGCGGAGACCTGCGCAGCGAGTTTCGACTATTTCTGGGATCTCGCGGCCCAGTCGCTCGGCTACAGCGACGCAGGCGAGTACATTTCGAGACCCGGCTCGAGCGGCGAAGTCCGGCACCTCTTCGTCTACCTTCCGGAGGGATGCCTGCCGGTCGAGCCCTCATCCGCTGCCACGATCGGGGCGGCGAACGTGAACGGCCTCGCTCTCGTGACGCTCGGGAACGACCGCGAGCGTGCAACAGTCCACCATGAACTGGGACACAACTTCGGGCTCGGGCATGCGAACCTCATGGTGTGCTCGGAGGACTCGGTCGTGCTCGGTTGTACCGAGTATCCGCAAGGTGACCTCTATGATCCGATGTCGGCCGGTGTCGAGGGATTCAATGCGGCATCGCTGGTGAGCGGTGCCGGTCTCCTGCAGGTCGGTTGGAACGAACCGCTGTACTCGCCTCGGTTCGAACTCGGTGGCGACGAATCACGACGGACGTGGGAGGTAGATCTGCATGCAGTTGGGCAGAGTCAGCCCCAGCTCGCCCAGCTCATCGATCCGATCAATGGCGATCGTTACGTCGCCGAGTTTCGCTGTGACGGATACGACAACACGTTCTATCACGACTTCTATCCCAACCAGGGTTTGGATGGCGCCCTCATGTCAATGGATGGGCTCGGCGGCGACCCTGTGTGGTTCTCCGATGGCGTTCGGCTCGTCAAGTCGGAGGAGAACGGCGATACCGTCTCCATCGCTCGCGAAGTCACGTCGGCAGCAACCTACGTGCGCCAGCTCGCTGGAGGAGGCTACAGCCAGGGTGCCGCGTGGTACGACGCCTACCACCAGGACGCCAGGATCTCGAACCGATCGGGGAGCGTTTCGGCGAAAGCGATCGGCGGCAACTGCGGGAGCTTCGCGACCGTGGAGGTCACGCTGACGCGCCCGTCGGCCGAGCCGACGAAGCCCGTGTACCGGTTCTGGAGCGAGAAGCTGCGTGCGCACTTCTACACGATCAGCGAGACCGAACGCGATCATGTGATCGCAACCTGGCCCCGTGTGTGGTCGTACGAGGGTCCGAAGTACGAAGCGTTCGACTCGCAGGTCGCTGGTACCGTCCCGCTGTATCGCTTCTGGAGCAACCGTTACCAGGCGCATTTCTACACGACCGATGAGGCGGAGAAGGCTCGCGTCATCGCGAAGTGGCCCGACGTGTGGAAGTACGAGAAGGTCGCGTACTACGTGTACCCGCTCGACAGCACGGAGCCGAACACGGTCGCGATGGCGCGGTTCTGGAGCCCGCGGAACAGCCGTCACTTCTACACTGCCGATCCGGTTGAACGCGACATGGTGATCAAGCGCTGGCCGAGCCCCATCTGGGACTACGAGAGCGACGTCTTCCGGGTGCCGGCGGATGGACTCGTCGAGTAGCGATGGTCATCGGGATGCGGTCGCCTGTGCCGCCGACTAGCTTTGTCGCATGAGCGATGCGGAAGACGACGGCGTCGAGTCGGAACCCACGGCTCAAGCTGCCTATGCGGAGCGACTCCGATCGCTCGAGCGTCGAGGCATCCGTCGTGTCGTCGACGTCCAGGCGCCCTACCGGTGGAACCTGAGACGACTCCACCTCGGGCGCGTGCTCGACGTGGGGTGCGGGCTCGGGCGCAATCTGGTGAACCTCGGTGCCGATTCTGTCGGTGTCGACCACAATGCCGAGTCGATCAGGATCGCACGTGAGCGCGGGCTCGCTGCGTACACGCCGCAGGAGTTCGCCGATCTCGCAACGCCGCCGGCGTCGTTCGACACGCTGCTGTACGCTCACGTGCTCGAGCACATGGATACTGCAGCAGGTCTCCGCCTGATCCGCGAATACCTGCCGTATCTGCGCGAGGACGGCCGGCTGTGCGTGATCACGCCTCAGGAACGCGGATACCGCTCGGATGCCACGCACGTGCGTTTCGTCGACTTCGCCTCGATTCGCGAGGTCGTCGACGAGGTGCGAATGACCACTGAGCGCGAGTTCTCGTTCCCCTTCCCCCGATTCATCGGACGCGTGTTTCCGTACAACGAGTTCGTCGTCGTGGCCGGCCGCGGTTGAGCGGCGGGCCCCCGATCACGTGCGTCCGTGTCGCCGGCTGAGCAGGGGAGTGCGCTCAGCCCCGCCGGTCACGCGAAGTCGAACATCGGCGGGAACGCGAGCACGAGGATGGCAGCCCAGCCGAGGTAGACCGGGAGATATCCGGTCTG
The sequence above is a segment of the Agromyces hippuratus genome. Coding sequences within it:
- a CDS encoding TetR/AcrR family transcriptional regulator, producing the protein MNTNPRVEATRARILNAALDAFVLDGYTGASTDVIAAAAAASKQTVYKYFGDKEGLFRALISDVVDRVHDSIVRLDIDAYADGEAVVRALARLLSDSVLDRRVQRFRRLVIAEAARFPDIGRAYYEGAFEHTIGHMADLLASASERGWLHIEEPRIAANQLAGLLLWIPSNRIMMTGRFDAITEAEVESGLESGVRVFLAAYRD
- a CDS encoding class I SAM-dependent methyltransferase, with the protein product MSDAEDDGVESEPTAQAAYAERLRSLERRGIRRVVDVQAPYRWNLRRLHLGRVLDVGCGLGRNLVNLGADSVGVDHNAESIRIARERGLAAYTPQEFADLATPPASFDTLLYAHVLEHMDTAAGLRLIREYLPYLREDGRLCVITPQERGYRSDATHVRFVDFASIREVVDEVRMTTEREFSFPFPRFIGRVFPYNEFVVVAGRG